In Fragaria vesca subsp. vesca linkage group LG1, FraVesHawaii_1.0, whole genome shotgun sequence, the sequence ATCCATATTTCATATTCAATTACTGAATTGCATGCATGCGTATAAACCCTACTCTTCTTTGAATCAGTTGTAATACTTTTTGCTCTAACCTTGCGCTTGTGTGCAAAATAACATAGCTCATACAGTCATACTACTTAATCAAGTCTCGAAGTGTATAGGATTCATTAGAAACTTTTGGCAATGAAATAATTTTTTCATTTTATATAGTTTTCTAACATTACGATATATATACTGTACTTATTGGTCGATCACATTACATACAAGATGAAACTCATGCATGCCTTGTAGTATATATCACTATTTTGATTTGTTTTTCAAACTAAATCTCGACAAGACGAGTGCTGCTATCTCATCGATGAGTTACTGTTCTACTGTTATTATATGTTTTCAGCGATGCTAATTTTGTGTGTTTATTCTTTCGTTATTAAGTGGTACGCCTTCGAGTTCCTTGTGGTATGTATTGGGAAATATGGTGACATACCCAGAATCCCTGAGTTTCCACACAACAAAGGCCCTCAAGCGTTTCAAGGTCAGGTTCTGCATTCTCTTGATTACTGCAAACTAGACAAGGAAGCTGCTTCTGAGTTACTCAAGGATAAGAAGGTCGTCGTAGTTGGATACAAGAAATCAGCCCTTGATTTAGCTGTGGAGTGTGCTGAGGCAAATCAAGGTAATATAGCTTAGCCTTTACGTTCATAGTTCTACATCATTTGAATTATAAGGATACAATATACAAGGCATCTGTAACTATTAAGAAGAAAGATTCACAACGAAAAATCGAAGATGAATATAGAAAATAATTAGTTAATTACATAAATAAAGGTAGGTGTATATATGAAGGTGTGAAGTATTATAGAAATAAGTGAGCTACCTCTCAATTTCCACGTTATGGGATTGGAATTTGCATGGTTAGATTTTCGCACAAGTCACAGTGTGTACAGCAAAGAAAAATCGAAAAGGTCATTGAAACTGTCAAACATCGATCTGAAACATCAATATAAGCTGGTCTCAACTGCTTGACTTGAACATGTTTTAAACGATTCTAATTTGGGATGGTTTCACTTAACCTGATTGGGATTTCCCAATCAATGTTTGACTTAAAACATGAAATAGAATTCCACAATCGTACTATTCAGACTTGCTTTGGCATTTCAATCACATTTTCTGTATTTCTCATATTGGTTATTATTTTTGCATGAATTAATGAAGGACCAAAAGGGCAACCATGCACAATGGTGGTGAGGACTCTACACTGGACAGTTCCCCATTACTGGGTTTGGGGTTTGCCATTTTTCTTGTTCTATTCAACAAGGGCGTCACAGTTTCTCCATCCAAGACCTAATCAGAGTTTCATCAGGACCATCACCTGCCTTCTAGCTTTATCTCCTTTGGTAAATAACTACACAAAATAACCTTGATTCATATTCATATGTAGCTTGGATAGAAAATAAGTAACTAGTCTATCTGTATGTGTTGTGTGTTCACAGAGGCATGCAATTTCAAAGTTCATAGAATCATACATCCTGTGGAAGCTTCCCTTGGAGAAGTATGGACTAAAACCAGATCACTCTTTTGAGGAAGACTATGCTTCATGCCAGATGGCTATCACACCTGAGAACTTGTTCTCCGAGGCTGATAAGGGAAGGATCATGTTCAAGAGATCACAAGGAAATTGGTGGTTCAATAACGATGGAATTGAGTTTGATGACGGCAGTAAGATCGACGCTGATGTTGTGGTCCTTGCAACTGGTTATGATGGTAAGAAGAAGCTCAAAGCCATATTGCCAGATCCCTTCAGAAGCTTGTTGGAATACCCTTCTGGTATTATGCCCTTATACAGGTAAAACTAATGTTGCTATCTTGTTTTTCTGAATCACTAATAGTTACGTGAAATATTGTTTAACGTTTAAGATTTGTTCTAAAGTATGACCGATAACATAACATATGTCACATTAATATGGATTTTTATTTTCTGCAGGGGTACAATTCATCCTTTGATCCCAAACATGGCGTTTGTGGGTTATTTGGAGAGTGTTTCGAACCTGCATTCGTCTGAGTTGCGCAGCATATGGCTGGCTCGACTTATAGATAATAAGTTTAAGCTCCCAAGTGTGGAGAAAATGCTGGAGCAGACAACTAAAGAGCTGGAAGTGATGAAGGACACCACCAGGTTCTACAAGAGGTTCTGCATCTCTACTTTTAGCATCAACCACAGTGATGAAATTTGTGAGGAGATGGGATGGACATCTTGGAGGAAGAATACCTGGTTAGCAGAGGCATTTAGCCCTTATGGGGGTCAAGACTATCTGCAGAAATACTGAACCTCAATTTATTAGCAAACGAATTGATTACTATCCTATTGAAATTTACAATTGTGATGTTCTTTACATTAGGAATCAAAATAAAGATAATCTATTTACATAAGAATTTAGGAAAGCAATGTGCAATAGTGTATTAGTGATTCATAATTCATTCATCCCAATAAAAGAATCTGTCAATTGTCTAGCTACCTTTTGAATTCCCAGAAATGTATGATGTCATAATATTGCAGAAGGCAGGGAAAAGAGTTATAATTAAACATGGGCTGCTTGTAATAGTCACAACGAATTTGATATTCCATCACACTCTTGACTAAAATCTTCCACACTGATAATGACCCTCTCACTTGCAACCAAGACTATACTTAATTTTCATTGCCAACAAACGTCATGCTACAATATATAGTTTGGTTTCATATATAGGAAAGAAAACAGTTGCCTTTATACTTTTCAAAGGTCCAAGAGAGACCAACAACACTAGAAACCATGATTGGCTCTCAGTCATACAAAACTAAGGACTTCTGTAACCCTATGTAGAGATATAGAATGGACAGAGTGATGTGGAAAAACTAAACCAGGAGGAGTTTAAAGGCTCTGAAGTAGCTTGAGTGTTTCATCAATATGCTTCTCGGGTTGGAACTGGTTGTTGTAGATGAGTTGAACCACTCCATTCTTGTCGAGAACATAGGTCTGCCTTCCAGGCAATGTCCCAAACAGATCTGATGGCACTCCCCATTCTTTCCTCACCTTATTACCTTCATCACTTAGTAATGTGTATGGAAGCTTGTACTTCTTTGCAAAAGCCTACATACAGGTCAAATTTCCAATCAAGTCACAAACTTTCCGAGTCTTCAAGCATGAGTAATGAGTTGCAAGGATTACTAGAAAATTCACAGCAACATTACCTTGTGTGATGCTGAGTCATCACCACTAATCCCAACAACCTGTGCTCCAGCTTTTTTGAACTTCTCATAAGAATCTCTGAAAGCACAAGCCTAATGGAATATCAATTTGTCAGTGTCAGCAGTAATCAAAGGTTCAATCTTTATATGGGTGATGCAAATTCCAATCTGACTTGCATCTCAAGAACAATCTGATCATATATGGAGCTTTCCCTAGAAGCTCTAACTCTGTAGTAGAAATCACTTGGCAAAACTAATCTTAAGATAAGCAAAGCACTGTACCACCTAACCAATATAGGAAGTGAACATTTTCAGATGATTAAATTTCCACTAACCTAAACAAATGCAAGAATGTCATATATGTTTTTTGTTTGCAACAGAAAAAAAATAAAACCTGTTTGGTGCACCCTGGGGTCTCATCAGCAGGGTAGAAATAGAGAACCAAAGGCTTTCCTTTGAACTTGGAAAGGCTGACGGATTTACCATCCTGATCTTTCAAGTTAAAATTTGGGGGAACCTTGCCTTTTTCCACCTGCCAAAACCACACAAAGCCATAAGCAATCAATAAACCATCAATTACCCATAAGCCACACATCATATGAGCACAAGTTAAAGCAATGTACCTTGCCACAAATGATATTCATCCCAGAAGAGGAAGATGGAATCGGCAAAGAGGTAGAATTGGAGAGCTTGAGGCCATAGAATTGGGAATTTGAAGATTTGGAGACTAGTTGAGAAGATGGGTAGTAGTGTCTGGGAGTTTGAGTGGGGAGTAGCGAAGTGAAGGTGTGCTTGGGGAGAGAGAGGGAAGCCATTAGAGTGAGATGTATCAGGAATGGAGTGTGTGGTACTGTGAAGTATGGTGAGTAGTGATTTGAAGTGGTGTTTTTGTTGGGTGTTTACATTTGTTGGGTGGAAGATAAGGGAGTGTTGGAAGCACATTAGCCTGTTGGATAGAATTGGCTTTGAGCGTGGACAATTGCAGACCCCAACCTTCTATTACTACAATTTACACTGTAAATCTGTAATAAGTTTTTTTTTTTTTGTCTGAAAATCTGTAATAAGTTAATCTAGAGATTTGAAGGCTTTCAAGGCTTAATTTAAACCGGGCGGTTTGTAAACCTGAACCGTCTCAAACCGGTTTAAGAACTTGGATGATTTGGACTGCCACGAGGATCGAACCCAAGTTCTGTGTTGTGCAAAAAAATAAGTTAATCTTTGTGTGGTTCATGATGTGTTGGATGTGAATAACAATCTTGTATCGATTTCTTGTAACTTATTGAATAGCAATCTTATATTTCCTTCAACTGATAAGGTTGTACATGAACTTGATTGTGTACGATATGCAGAGAATACAAACATGTCTACAACTCAACCTGGCAATTTAACCCATTACCCGCTACCCGCCCGTTAACCGTCCGTTAATAACCCGCCTATTTCCGCCCCATTACAGTTTTACACCAACGGGTTGACAACCCGCTAAGAACCCGCTAACTAATAGGCGGAAACGGGTTACCCAACGGAACCCACCCAACCCGCTAAAAAAAA encodes:
- the LOC101294404 gene encoding probable flavin-containing monooxygenase 1-like is translated as MAPVVSKVGIIGAGVSGIAAAKHLSHHNPIVLEASDSIGGVWRHCSYNSTKLQSHRRDYEFSDFPWFDRDKPEYPSHLEILDYLNSYAEHFDVLKFVRFNSKVVEVRFIGDRETTDAGFKPPAGQPAWEVAVQTSGEDTIQWYAFEFLVVCIGKYGDIPRIPEFPHNKGPQAFQGQVLHSLDYCKLDKEAASELLKDKKVVVVGYKKSALDLAVECAEANQGPKGQPCTMVVRTLHWTVPHYWVWGLPFFLFYSTRASQFLHPRPNQSFIRTITCLLALSPLRHAISKFIESYILWKLPLEKYGLKPDHSFEEDYASCQMAITPENLFSEADKGRIMFKRSQGNWWFNNDGIEFDDGSKIDADVVVLATGYDGKKKLKAILPDPFRSLLEYPSGIMPLYRGTIHPLIPNMAFVGYLESVSNLHSSELRSIWLARLIDNKFKLPSVEKMLEQTTKELEVMKDTTRFYKRFCISTFSINHSDEICEEMGWTSWRKNTWLAEAFSPYGGQDYLQKY
- the LOC101305298 gene encoding peroxiredoxin Q, chloroplastic-like → MASLSLPKHTFTSLLPTQTPRHYYPSSQLVSKSSNSQFYGLKLSNSTSLPIPSSSSGMNIICGKVEKGKVPPNFNLKDQDGKSVSLSKFKGKPLVLYFYPADETPGCTKQACAFRDSYEKFKKAGAQVVGISGDDSASHKAFAKKYKLPYTLLSDEGNKVRKEWGVPSDLFGTLPGRQTYVLDKNGVVQLIYNNQFQPEKHIDETLKLLQSL